The following are encoded together in the Kribbella sp. CA-293567 genome:
- a CDS encoding alpha/beta fold hydrolase produces MNPTDFPEPVLVAVNGVELEVFEAGQHNAGQPIVLCHGWPEHAFSWRHQVPALVAAGYHVIVPNQRGYGNSSRPVEVTAYDVEHLSGDLVALLDHYGYDDATFVGHDWGAMVVWGLTLLHPGRVNKVINLSLPYQERGELPWIEFMEQIFGGDFYFVHFNRQPGVADAILDENTARFLRNLYRKNEPLKAPEPGMAMINLASAEAPLGEPVMSDSELAVFVSAFERSGFTGSINWYRNLDRNWHLLAEVDPIIQQPALMIYGDRDVIPKFENLAKFVPTVETVSLDCGHWIQQELPAEVNQAILSWLEPREKRRSSGRRR; encoded by the coding sequence GTGAATCCAACCGACTTTCCCGAGCCTGTCCTTGTCGCGGTCAACGGCGTGGAACTCGAAGTCTTCGAAGCAGGTCAGCACAATGCCGGGCAACCCATCGTGCTGTGTCACGGCTGGCCGGAGCACGCCTTCTCCTGGCGCCATCAGGTGCCCGCCCTCGTCGCAGCGGGGTACCACGTCATCGTCCCGAACCAGCGGGGGTACGGCAATTCGTCTCGCCCGGTCGAGGTCACCGCGTACGACGTCGAACACTTGTCAGGTGACCTGGTCGCGCTGCTGGACCACTACGGCTACGACGATGCCACCTTCGTAGGTCACGACTGGGGCGCGATGGTCGTCTGGGGGCTGACCTTGCTGCATCCGGGTCGCGTGAACAAGGTGATCAACCTGAGCCTGCCCTACCAGGAGCGCGGAGAGCTCCCCTGGATCGAGTTCATGGAACAGATCTTCGGCGGCGACTTCTACTTCGTCCATTTCAATCGGCAGCCCGGCGTCGCGGACGCCATCCTGGACGAGAACACGGCCCGCTTCCTGCGCAACCTGTACCGGAAGAACGAGCCCCTCAAAGCGCCCGAGCCGGGCATGGCCATGATCAACCTCGCCAGCGCAGAAGCACCGCTCGGGGAGCCCGTGATGAGCGACAGCGAGTTGGCCGTCTTCGTCTCCGCCTTCGAAAGGTCGGGGTTCACCGGGAGCATCAACTGGTACCGGAACCTCGACCGCAACTGGCATCTGCTGGCCGAGGTGGACCCGATCATCCAGCAGCCCGCCCTGATGATCTACGGCGACCGTGACGTCATTCCGAAATTCGAGAACCTGGCGAAGTTCGTGCCCACCGTGGAAACGGTCAGCCTCGACTGCGGCCACTGGATCCAGCAAGAACTGCCTGCTGAAGTGAACCAAGCGATCCTGAGCTGGCTGGAGCCGCGCGAGAAGCGGAGATCGTCAGGCCGTCGGCGGTGA
- a CDS encoding helix-turn-helix transcriptional regulator, protein MRNDPTSRALRLLSLLQTHRFWHGAELAARLEVTERTVRRDVDRLRDLGYLVDSTSGKYGGYRLATGAQVPPLVLDDDEAVAVTVGLRYAAEAAIGGMEEASLRALTKIESLLPHRLRRRVSALHSSVTSLRRAADDDVVDPEALSVFAAACRDQEHVRIDYRRGDGESSRRLVEPHQLVTAGRRWYLVAWDQHRRDWRTFRLDRLRNPWPAGSHFTPRVIPGGDAAAFVANSIGSTPRHHEAKLAVQAVFAELEGVLRWIDHTPIQVDGDCCLIQIRSEDLGRLVMAVARIALTAPVTVREPAELAHAVSQLATHLSAAPS, encoded by the coding sequence ATGCGGAACGATCCCACCAGTAGAGCGCTGCGGCTGCTGTCGCTTCTTCAGACTCATCGTTTCTGGCACGGTGCCGAGCTCGCCGCACGACTCGAGGTCACCGAGCGCACGGTGCGCCGTGACGTCGACCGCCTGCGCGACCTGGGTTATCTGGTCGATTCCACGTCGGGGAAGTACGGGGGCTACCGACTGGCGACGGGCGCACAAGTGCCGCCCCTCGTTCTCGACGACGACGAGGCGGTGGCGGTCACCGTCGGGCTCCGGTACGCCGCTGAGGCTGCCATCGGCGGCATGGAAGAAGCTTCGCTGCGCGCGCTGACGAAGATCGAATCACTCTTGCCTCATCGGCTGCGCAGACGGGTGTCGGCGCTGCACTCGAGCGTCACCTCGTTACGCCGGGCAGCCGACGACGATGTCGTCGACCCCGAAGCGCTCAGCGTGTTCGCCGCCGCCTGCCGGGATCAGGAGCACGTGCGTATCGACTACCGGCGAGGTGACGGCGAGAGCAGCAGACGGCTCGTCGAGCCGCACCAGCTCGTCACCGCAGGACGTCGTTGGTACCTCGTGGCGTGGGACCAACACCGTCGTGATTGGCGAACGTTTCGTCTGGACCGGCTCCGAAATCCCTGGCCAGCGGGCAGTCACTTCACCCCGCGCGTGATCCCCGGCGGCGATGCGGCGGCCTTCGTCGCGAACTCCATCGGCTCGACACCTCGCCACCACGAAGCCAAGCTCGCCGTCCAAGCCGTGTTCGCCGAACTCGAGGGTGTACTCCGATGGATCGACCACACCCCGATCCAGGTGGACGGGGACTGCTGCCTCATCCAGATCCGCAGCGAGGATCTCGGCCGACTAGTGATGGCTGTTGCTCGCATTGCGCTCACCGCGCCGGTGACGGTCAGAGAACCAGCCGAACTCGCCCACGCCGTCAGCCAGCTCGCCACTCACCTCAGCGCCGCGCCATCATGA
- a CDS encoding LacI family DNA-binding transcriptional regulator, which translates to MVTMQDVATLAGVTKQTVSNVVTGRVAVRPDTATRVRAAIADLGYKPNLVARSLATGTTMTVGLIVPTVASPFYSEIVEEVENVLDQRGYHLVLATTRADGERAKRQLAGLSSRLVDALLIAGDRDLTDPLALLPDPRFPIALCAWETRIPDSLPVVTIDYEHAGFLAGKHLRSLGHKRVAAVVELPTHERRLTGLRSAFARHRLRIGDDRVFAPTEATSAGGFAAAQAALAADPSLTAIFASHDLLALGVLEAVKESGRSVPGDVSVIGFDDTAPVGLTHPALTAVAIPAREMAQQATNLLLRAIAEGAPPVNSAQYLRTSLVIRGSTGPVRR; encoded by the coding sequence ATGGTGACCATGCAGGACGTGGCCACCTTGGCCGGCGTCACCAAGCAGACCGTCTCGAACGTGGTCACCGGCCGGGTAGCGGTCCGTCCGGACACCGCCACCCGGGTCCGGGCCGCGATCGCCGATCTGGGGTACAAGCCGAACCTGGTGGCGCGGTCGCTGGCGACCGGCACCACCATGACCGTGGGGCTGATCGTGCCGACCGTCGCCAGTCCGTTCTACTCCGAGATCGTCGAAGAGGTCGAGAACGTCCTGGACCAGCGCGGCTACCACCTCGTACTGGCCACCACCCGCGCCGACGGCGAACGGGCCAAACGGCAACTGGCCGGGCTGTCCAGCCGGCTGGTCGACGCGCTGCTGATCGCCGGCGATCGCGATCTGACCGATCCGCTCGCCTTGCTGCCGGACCCACGCTTCCCGATCGCCTTATGCGCCTGGGAAACGCGGATCCCCGACTCCCTCCCGGTTGTCACCATCGACTACGAGCACGCCGGCTTCCTGGCCGGAAAACATCTCCGCAGCCTGGGCCACAAGCGAGTGGCGGCAGTGGTCGAACTGCCGACCCACGAACGGCGGCTGACCGGGCTACGGTCGGCCTTCGCGCGGCACCGGCTACGAATCGGTGACGACAGGGTGTTCGCGCCGACGGAGGCCACGTCGGCCGGTGGGTTCGCCGCGGCGCAGGCGGCGTTGGCCGCCGATCCATCGCTGACGGCGATCTTTGCGTCCCATGACCTGCTGGCGCTCGGCGTACTCGAGGCGGTGAAGGAGTCAGGCCGGTCAGTGCCCGGTGACGTCTCGGTGATCGGCTTCGACGACACCGCCCCCGTCGGACTGACCCACCCGGCACTGACCGCGGTGGCAATCCCCGCCCGGGAGATGGCGCAACAAGCAACCAACCTCCTGCTGCGAGCGATCGCCGAAGGTGCACCCCCGGTCAACTCCGCCCAGTACCTCCGAACTTCTCTGGTGATCCGTGGCAGCACCGGTCCGGTCCGCCGCTAG
- a CDS encoding aminopeptidase P family protein, producing MTYRRPTGRRNGLYDKPTDELAALMQTGWADSRQLDLAPSPQVPYAAVRRDALSARFPGERLVIPAGTLKIRSNDDLYAFRPSSAYTHLTGDQTPEAALVLNPVPEGGHEPVAYLLPRSSRDNGEFWLNAATGELWVGRRHALEEAEQLLGLPCRDIGDLVADLTRAAVPTRLHQGHDAALDQRLGTAADRDAELGEFLDELRLIKDPWEIEQLRFACAATTRGFEDAARGLTTAIATSERWIEGTFNRRARLEGNGVGYGTICAAGPHATIMHWVRNDGPVRPGELLLLDAGVETNDLYTADVTRTLPISGRFSPLQREIYDAVHEAQEAGMAAVGPGARYRDFHEASQRVLAAHLVNWGFLDGPADRVYELGLQRRYTMAGTGHMLGLDVHDCAQATTAQYVDGHLEAGMVLTVEPGLYFQPDDLTVPAEFRGIGVRIEDDLLVTDAGHENLSADLPRTADEVESWMAALTG from the coding sequence ATGACTTATCGCAGACCGACAGGCCGACGGAACGGGCTGTACGACAAGCCTACGGACGAGCTCGCCGCGCTGATGCAGACGGGATGGGCGGACTCCCGACAGCTCGACCTCGCCCCGAGCCCCCAGGTGCCGTACGCCGCGGTGCGGCGCGATGCGCTGTCCGCGAGGTTCCCCGGTGAGCGGCTCGTGATCCCGGCCGGCACTTTGAAGATCAGGTCGAACGACGACCTCTACGCCTTCCGCCCGTCGAGCGCCTACACCCACCTGACCGGTGATCAGACGCCGGAGGCGGCCTTGGTGCTCAACCCTGTTCCGGAAGGTGGCCATGAGCCGGTCGCGTACCTGCTGCCGCGGTCGAGCCGGGACAACGGCGAGTTCTGGCTGAACGCTGCCACCGGTGAGTTGTGGGTCGGTCGTAGGCACGCCCTGGAGGAGGCCGAACAGCTGCTCGGCCTGCCGTGCCGCGATATCGGGGACCTCGTTGCCGACCTGACGAGGGCAGCGGTGCCGACCCGGCTGCACCAGGGCCATGATGCGGCGCTGGATCAGCGACTGGGCACTGCTGCCGATCGTGACGCGGAGCTGGGTGAGTTCCTCGACGAGCTCCGGCTGATCAAGGATCCCTGGGAGATCGAGCAGCTTCGGTTCGCCTGCGCCGCCACGACCCGCGGATTCGAGGACGCTGCTCGCGGTCTGACCACCGCGATCGCCACCTCGGAGCGCTGGATCGAGGGGACCTTCAACCGCCGCGCGCGATTGGAGGGCAACGGAGTCGGGTACGGCACGATCTGCGCTGCCGGCCCGCACGCCACGATCATGCACTGGGTCCGCAACGACGGCCCGGTCCGGCCGGGCGAACTGTTGTTGCTCGATGCCGGCGTGGAAACCAACGATCTGTACACCGCCGACGTCACCAGGACGCTTCCGATCAGTGGCCGCTTCTCGCCTTTGCAGCGCGAGATCTACGACGCTGTCCACGAGGCGCAGGAGGCCGGGATGGCCGCGGTCGGACCTGGCGCGCGGTACCGGGACTTCCACGAGGCGTCCCAGCGCGTACTGGCCGCTCACCTGGTGAACTGGGGTTTCCTGGACGGTCCTGCTGACCGGGTCTACGAGCTCGGACTCCAACGGCGCTACACGATGGCGGGCACCGGTCACATGCTCGGGCTCGACGTCCACGACTGCGCCCAGGCCACGACCGCGCAGTACGTCGATGGCCACCTCGAGGCCGGCATGGTGCTGACGGTCGAGCCAGGCCTGTACTTCCAGCCCGACGATCTGACGGTCCCGGCGGAGTTCCGCGGCATCGGCGTCCGGATCGAAGACGATCTACTGGTCACCGATGCCGGCCACGAGAACCTGTCCGCCGACCTCCCTCGCACCGCCGACGAGGTGGAGTCCTGGATGGCCGCCCTGACCGGGTGA
- a CDS encoding RICIN domain-containing protein yields MSPSRQTALVALLSLGLAFGGIGPATSAPPAGASYTITVGAKGTWSTPTDTPAGTFVDKDGTFYFQQSAALYGASDPRKWDFYTGTNFDTATRSTAISNAVNPANASDKNNDTTWRCNNSPTGLKSTYAPSGSGYSQRNYCDLAGVWIDPDTGDWYGLVHNEFTPQPFGDGLHYDAIDYAVSTNQGKTWTIKDHAITSPYSTKRNDTAAFPNQTYSYGDGDQRLFVDTASGYFYVYYGSRIVDKSGSWKNFRQHVARAKMSAKMAPSSWQKWYDGAWTEPGVGGRESNLVPVDASNPNGYTPLAKEYKPSSTGTADQQVAAGTLSPTSPLFVMDIAYNVYLGLYVGEPQAVRQDGKEPQHFYVTDDLTSQKWYSIGNTGSYTTASWYRWFLDSVNKTSSTIIGKNFRSYCSFGCSGGSSGEYVNLTITSTSPAAAPLDLTKTYRIANAGGRILAQQAAGTGTTSVGSASGSALESWYFVALGDGSYQLLNSSTGHALGVDAGTTASRAWGTKPTVTAIGAGGPTVGQQWWLIKNTGGTLRLVNRYSGLVLGLSADSGRLAETTPPRDWTNTTGNSVGGSRSGAEQTLSVTQVGTAPQNLNGLRTVSTGGKALDNPNHSTTAGTPLNTWTSNGGANQKWQFTQQTDGSYELVNSESGLCADVSDNATTAGAKVIQWTCTKTANQRWNVTRLASGAYTLASARSGLLLTTAATSDGAAVTQQANTGTALQQWTIS; encoded by the coding sequence ATGTCACCTTCCCGCCAGACAGCTCTAGTTGCCCTGTTGAGCCTGGGCCTTGCCTTCGGCGGCATCGGCCCCGCCACGTCGGCGCCACCGGCGGGCGCGTCGTACACCATCACCGTCGGAGCCAAGGGGACCTGGAGTACGCCGACCGACACCCCGGCCGGCACCTTCGTCGACAAGGACGGGACGTTCTACTTCCAGCAGTCAGCTGCCCTGTACGGCGCGTCCGACCCGCGCAAGTGGGACTTCTACACCGGCACGAACTTCGACACCGCGACCAGGTCGACGGCCATCAGCAACGCCGTCAATCCGGCCAACGCGAGCGACAAGAACAACGACACCACCTGGCGGTGCAACAACAGCCCGACCGGGCTGAAGTCGACCTACGCGCCGAGTGGGTCGGGCTACTCGCAGAGGAACTACTGCGACCTGGCCGGCGTGTGGATCGACCCGGACACCGGCGACTGGTACGGCCTGGTGCACAACGAGTTCACGCCGCAACCCTTCGGCGACGGGTTGCACTACGACGCCATCGACTACGCGGTGTCCACCAACCAGGGCAAGACCTGGACGATCAAGGACCATGCGATCACCTCGCCGTACAGCACCAAGCGCAACGACACCGCGGCGTTCCCGAACCAGACCTACTCGTACGGCGACGGCGACCAGCGGCTGTTCGTCGACACCGCCTCCGGCTACTTCTACGTCTACTACGGCTCGCGGATCGTCGACAAGTCGGGCAGCTGGAAGAACTTCCGGCAACACGTCGCCCGGGCCAAGATGTCGGCGAAGATGGCTCCCAGTTCCTGGCAGAAGTGGTACGACGGGGCCTGGACCGAGCCTGGGGTCGGCGGCCGCGAGAGCAACCTGGTGCCGGTCGACGCGAGCAACCCGAACGGTTACACGCCGCTCGCCAAGGAGTACAAGCCTTCCAGCACAGGCACGGCGGATCAGCAGGTTGCCGCCGGCACCCTGTCGCCGACCTCGCCGCTGTTCGTGATGGACATCGCGTACAACGTCTACCTCGGGTTGTACGTCGGCGAGCCACAGGCAGTACGCCAAGACGGCAAGGAGCCGCAGCACTTCTACGTCACCGACGACCTGACCAGCCAGAAGTGGTACTCGATCGGCAACACCGGCAGCTACACCACCGCTTCGTGGTACCGGTGGTTTCTCGACAGCGTGAACAAGACGAGCTCCACCATCATCGGCAAGAACTTCCGGTCGTACTGCTCCTTCGGTTGCTCCGGCGGCTCCTCCGGTGAGTACGTCAATCTGACCATTACCTCGACCTCCCCGGCCGCCGCGCCGCTCGACCTCACCAAGACCTACCGGATCGCCAACGCCGGCGGCCGGATCCTCGCCCAGCAAGCGGCCGGCACGGGCACCACTTCCGTCGGCTCGGCTTCGGGCTCGGCCCTCGAAAGCTGGTACTTCGTTGCCCTCGGCGACGGTTCCTACCAGCTGCTCAACTCTTCGACCGGTCACGCTCTCGGCGTCGACGCCGGTACGACAGCCAGCCGCGCCTGGGGCACCAAGCCGACTGTCACCGCGATCGGGGCAGGCGGTCCGACTGTCGGCCAGCAGTGGTGGCTGATCAAGAACACCGGCGGCACCCTCCGACTCGTCAACCGGTACAGCGGTCTCGTCCTGGGCCTCTCCGCTGATTCTGGGCGGCTCGCCGAAACCACCCCGCCCCGGGACTGGACCAACACGACCGGGAACTCCGTCGGCGGCAGCCGCAGCGGGGCCGAGCAGACCCTCTCCGTCACTCAGGTCGGAACTGCGCCACAGAACCTCAACGGTCTGCGTACGGTCTCCACCGGCGGAAAGGCGCTCGACAATCCCAATCACAGCACGACGGCCGGCACCCCACTCAACACCTGGACCTCCAACGGTGGCGCCAACCAGAAGTGGCAGTTCACCCAGCAGACGGACGGCTCCTACGAACTCGTCAACAGTGAGTCCGGGCTCTGCGCCGATGTCAGCGACAACGCCACCACGGCCGGCGCCAAGGTGATCCAGTGGACCTGCACGAAGACGGCCAACCAGCGCTGGAATGTCACCCGGCTAGCCAGCGGCGCGTACACCCTGGCCTCCGCCAGGAGCGGGCTGTTGCTGACCACCGCCGCCACCTCCGACGGAGCAGCGGTCACGCAGCAGGCGAACACCGGTACTGCGCTGCAGCAATGGACGATCAGCTAA
- a CDS encoding GAF and ANTAR domain-containing protein, with amino-acid sequence MSPDPSDDLAAVMTAAAAALQAPIDLDKTLEQLLASAIDTVPGVSQASLSITTRDGRIETLAPTDQRVVQADRLQYELLEGPCLEAALTEPVVEALDLATDLRWPQYGPAAASLGFGAQIAFQFRAEPHTRGALNLYADEPATLDAETRALGALFAGLVAVAMGWARQDESMNQALISRNVIGQAVGIVMERYTINPEQAFAFLVRTSQDSNTKLKTVAERIVTDVINNAVTRRTE; translated from the coding sequence ATGAGCCCAGATCCTTCCGATGACCTGGCCGCGGTGATGACCGCGGCCGCCGCGGCGCTGCAGGCACCGATCGATCTGGACAAGACGCTCGAGCAGCTCCTGGCCAGCGCGATCGACACGGTTCCCGGAGTCTCCCAGGCGAGCTTGTCGATCACGACCCGCGACGGCCGGATCGAGACGCTCGCACCCACCGACCAGCGCGTCGTACAGGCCGACCGGCTGCAGTACGAACTGCTGGAAGGCCCGTGTCTGGAAGCAGCATTGACCGAACCGGTGGTCGAGGCGCTCGACCTGGCCACCGATCTGCGCTGGCCGCAGTACGGGCCGGCCGCCGCGAGTCTGGGATTCGGTGCGCAGATCGCGTTCCAGTTCCGGGCCGAACCCCACACCCGCGGAGCGCTGAACCTGTACGCCGACGAGCCCGCCACCCTCGATGCCGAGACCAGGGCGCTGGGCGCGTTGTTCGCCGGGCTGGTCGCGGTCGCGATGGGCTGGGCTCGCCAGGACGAGTCCATGAACCAGGCGCTGATCAGCCGCAACGTGATCGGCCAGGCGGTCGGAATCGTGATGGAGCGCTACACGATCAACCCCGAGCAGGCCTTCGCGTTCCTGGTCCGGACCTCCCAGGACAGCAACACCAAACTGAAGACGGTCGCGGAACGCATCGTCACCGACGTCATCAACAACGCCGTCACCCGCCGCACCGAATGA
- a CDS encoding ANTAR domain-containing protein, translated as MNHHPATQLLAARADGAVDNHDHDRRSPSPDSDRTDQADTVLILAVAEGMLIERYKITADLARALLEHHAATTGLPLVKVAAWLSATQDLPQPGRAD; from the coding sequence GTGAACCATCACCCGGCCACCCAGCTACTGGCCGCGAGAGCAGACGGTGCCGTGGACAACCACGACCACGACCGGCGCAGTCCGTCGCCGGACAGCGACCGAACCGACCAGGCCGACACAGTGTTGATCCTCGCTGTCGCCGAAGGCATGCTGATCGAGCGCTACAAGATCACCGCGGACCTCGCCCGGGCGCTTCTCGAACACCACGCAGCCACCACCGGCCTGCCGCTCGTCAAGGTCGCCGCCTGGCTGTCCGCCACCCAGGACCTGCCACAAC